The following coding sequences are from one Thermostaphylospora chromogena window:
- a CDS encoding acyl-CoA dehydrogenase family protein, translating into MDDLLRIDDGLTDDQRLIRDTTRSFVADNVLPHVGDWFEQAVFPARELAPALGELGLLGMHLTGYGCAGLDAVSYGVACRELEAGDSGIRSFVSVQGSLAMFAIWKYGSAEQKAEWLPRMAAGEAIGCFGLTEPDHGSDPGSMRTHAKRDPSGDWILNGSKMWITNGSVADVAIVWAQTDDGIRGFVVPTDTPGFSADEIHKKMSLRASVTSALYFDDMRLPGDAVLPEARGLKGPLSCLSEARYGIVWGAVGAARACLEAAVDYATTRRQFGKPIAAFQLTQEKLAWMYVGVAQAQLTALHLGRLKDAGNITPQQISFGKLANARTALDTARQARSILGGNGITLEYPVIRHMNNLESILTYEGTQEIHLLTVGKALTGLDAFR; encoded by the coding sequence ATGGACGATCTGCTGCGCATCGACGACGGCCTCACCGACGACCAGCGGCTTATCCGCGACACCACCCGCTCCTTCGTGGCAGACAACGTCCTGCCGCACGTCGGCGACTGGTTCGAGCAGGCGGTCTTCCCCGCCCGCGAACTCGCCCCCGCCCTCGGCGAGCTCGGCCTGCTCGGCATGCACCTGACCGGATACGGCTGCGCCGGCCTCGACGCCGTCTCATACGGCGTCGCCTGCCGAGAACTGGAAGCCGGCGACTCGGGCATCCGGTCGTTCGTATCGGTGCAGGGCTCGCTGGCCATGTTCGCCATCTGGAAGTACGGCTCCGCCGAGCAGAAGGCCGAATGGCTGCCCCGCATGGCGGCGGGCGAAGCGATCGGCTGCTTCGGGCTCACCGAACCCGACCACGGCTCCGATCCCGGCAGCATGCGCACCCACGCCAAGCGCGACCCCTCCGGCGACTGGATCCTCAACGGTTCCAAGATGTGGATCACCAACGGCTCGGTCGCGGACGTGGCGATCGTCTGGGCGCAGACCGACGACGGCATACGCGGCTTCGTCGTACCGACCGACACCCCCGGTTTCTCCGCGGACGAGATCCACAAGAAGATGTCGCTGCGCGCCTCCGTCACGTCCGCGCTCTACTTCGACGACATGCGCCTGCCCGGCGACGCCGTACTCCCCGAGGCGCGCGGCCTGAAGGGACCGCTCTCCTGCCTGTCCGAGGCGCGGTACGGCATCGTGTGGGGGGCCGTCGGCGCCGCCCGAGCCTGCCTGGAGGCCGCCGTCGACTACGCCACCACCCGGCGGCAGTTCGGCAAGCCCATCGCCGCCTTCCAGCTCACCCAGGAGAAACTCGCCTGGATGTACGTCGGTGTCGCCCAGGCCCAGCTCACCGCGCTCCATCTCGGCCGCCTCAAGGACGCCGGGAACATCACCCCGCAGCAGATCAGCTTCGGCAAGCTCGCCAACGCCCGCACCGCCCTCGACACCGCCCGCCAGGCCCGCAGCATCCTCGGCGGCAACGGCATCACCCTGGAGTACCCCGTCATCCGCCACATGAACAACCTGGAGTCCATCCTCACCTACGAAGGCACCCAGGAGATCCACCTGCTGACCGTGGGGAAGGCCCTCACAGGTCTCGACGCCTTCCGCTGA
- a CDS encoding DUF6915 family protein has protein sequence MNSYHHARSCTRRWGGTVEDYLPIHEFIDSSKQVIGDVRHRILYHHPLGVFLCERIFGKTITVQKNTKTVEVPVRLIAEQHILEDLARAESPDRKRSRNCSARARSVCTGQRKASRPVRAFPTVSRWISWVPS, from the coding sequence ATGAACTCCTATCACCACGCCAGGTCATGCACGAGGAGATGGGGAGGCACGGTGGAAGATTACCTCCCCATCCATGAGTTCATCGACTCGAGTAAACAGGTCATCGGGGACGTACGGCATAGGATTCTCTATCATCACCCGCTGGGCGTGTTCCTGTGCGAGCGAATCTTCGGGAAGACGATCACCGTTCAGAAGAACACGAAAACGGTAGAGGTTCCTGTCCGGCTCATCGCGGAGCAGCACATCCTCGAGGATCTCGCGCGAGCCGAGTCACCGGATCGCAAGAGATCACGCAACTGCTCGGCTCGCGCGAGGTCCGTCTGCACCGGTCAGCGGAAGGCGTCGAGACCTGTGAGGGCCTTCCCCACGGTCAGCAGGTGGATCTCCTGGGTGCCTTCGTAG
- a CDS encoding PadR family transcriptional regulator, with protein MGKLVTEMLKGTLEGIVLAILSSRPAYGYEITAQLRDQGFTNIAEGTIYALLVRIEQRGLVDVEKVPSEKGPPRKVYSLNAQGREYLEEFWKTWSFLAERLEQLREGGKQP; from the coding sequence ATGGGGAAGCTGGTGACGGAGATGCTCAAGGGAACGCTGGAGGGCATCGTCCTGGCGATCCTGTCCAGCCGACCCGCGTACGGCTACGAGATCACGGCACAGCTACGCGACCAGGGCTTCACCAACATCGCCGAGGGCACCATCTACGCGCTGCTGGTCAGGATCGAACAGCGCGGCCTGGTCGACGTGGAGAAGGTCCCGTCCGAGAAAGGACCGCCGCGCAAGGTGTACTCCCTCAACGCCCAGGGACGGGAGTACCTCGAAGAGTTCTGGAAGACCTGGAGCTTCCTAGCCGAGAGGCTCGAACAACTCCGCGAAGGAGGCAAGCAGCCATGA
- a CDS encoding DUF1048 domain-containing protein yields MITESNEPKSRYRRYLEAVTGLLEDKKRWRQYKARIKRLPENYRMAAEALERYLMHFGPADGTGAMEMFADLADLLEQSAADGTPIRDVFGDDPVEFVETFMANYPLGQYRARERNRFISAIARAAGEDTAREDGR; encoded by the coding sequence ATGATCACAGAGTCGAACGAGCCGAAAAGCCGCTACCGGCGGTATCTGGAAGCGGTAACCGGATTGCTCGAGGACAAGAAGCGCTGGCGGCAGTACAAGGCGCGCATCAAGCGGCTTCCCGAGAACTACCGCATGGCGGCCGAGGCGCTGGAGCGCTACCTGATGCACTTCGGGCCGGCCGACGGCACCGGCGCCATGGAGATGTTCGCGGACCTCGCCGACCTGCTCGAGCAGAGCGCGGCGGACGGAACCCCGATCCGCGACGTCTTCGGCGACGACCCCGTCGAGTTCGTCGAGACGTTCATGGCCAACTATCCCCTCGGTCAGTACCGGGCCCGGGAGCGCAACCGCTTCATCAGCGCCATCGCCCGCGCCGCCGGCGAAGACACCGCGCGAGAGGACGGGAGATGA
- a CDS encoding ABC transporter ATP-binding protein yields MTAQHAPAIQVNGLEKSYKELRVLRGVDFTVARGSIFALLGSNGAGKTTVVKILSTLLRADAGTARVNGFDVATQAADVRESISLTGQFAAVDEILTGRENLVLVARLRHLKNPGKIADDLLARFSLTEAGARKVATYSGGMRRRLDIAMSLIGDPPVIFLDEPTTGLDPQSRIEVWRAVRELADRGTTVLLTTQYLDEAEQLADRIAILHEGRIIVNGTLAELKQLLPPAKVEYVEKQPTLEDVFLTLVGTKEEQR; encoded by the coding sequence ATGACGGCACAGCACGCCCCGGCGATTCAGGTGAACGGCCTGGAGAAGTCGTACAAGGAGCTACGGGTGCTGCGCGGTGTGGACTTCACCGTGGCGCGGGGCAGCATCTTCGCCCTGCTCGGCTCCAACGGAGCGGGCAAGACCACGGTCGTGAAGATCCTGTCCACGCTGCTCAGGGCCGACGCGGGCACGGCCCGCGTGAACGGATTCGACGTCGCCACGCAGGCCGCCGACGTACGAGAGTCCATCAGCCTCACCGGACAGTTCGCCGCCGTCGACGAGATCCTCACCGGGCGGGAGAACCTCGTGCTGGTCGCCCGGCTGCGACACCTCAAGAACCCAGGAAAGATCGCCGACGACCTGCTCGCCCGCTTCTCACTGACCGAGGCGGGCGCGCGGAAGGTGGCTACGTACTCCGGTGGCATGCGCCGCCGGCTCGACATCGCGATGAGCCTCATCGGCGACCCACCGGTCATCTTCCTCGACGAACCGACCACCGGGCTCGACCCCCAATCGCGCATCGAGGTGTGGCGGGCCGTCCGGGAACTCGCCGACCGGGGCACGACGGTGCTGCTCACCACACAGTACCTAGACGAGGCCGAACAACTCGCCGACCGGATCGCGATCCTGCACGAGGGCCGGATCATCGTCAACGGCACCCTGGCCGAGCTCAAGCAGCTGCTACCCCCCGCCAAGGTCGAATACGTCGAGAAGCAACCGACCCTCGAGGACGTCTTCCTCACCCTCGTCGGCACGAAGGAGGAACAACGATGA
- a CDS encoding ABC transporter permease, which yields MSKRFLCDTTVLLGRTLRHITRSPDTIITTVIMPIGMMLMFVYVFGGAINTGADSYVNYMLPGILLITIASGIAYTAYRLFMDMKVGIFERFRSMPTARSSVLWAHVLTSLVANSISLAVVILVALLMGFRSSAEAPAWLAVAGILLLFTLALTWIAVIPGLSAKTVEGASAFSYPLILLPFLSSAFVPTDTMPGPVRAFAEHQPVTSIVNAIRALLSQQPVGTDIWIALAWCVGILAVAYAFAMNTYRSKIS from the coding sequence ATGAGCAAGCGCTTCCTCTGCGACACCACCGTCCTGCTAGGACGGACCCTGCGCCACATCACGCGCAGCCCGGACACCATCATCACAACGGTGATCATGCCGATCGGCATGATGCTGATGTTCGTCTACGTGTTCGGTGGCGCGATCAATACCGGGGCGGACTCGTATGTGAACTACATGCTGCCCGGCATCCTGCTCATCACGATCGCCTCGGGCATCGCCTACACCGCGTACCGGCTGTTCATGGACATGAAGGTCGGCATCTTCGAGCGCTTCCGGTCCATGCCGACCGCGCGCTCGTCGGTGCTGTGGGCGCACGTGTTGACCTCGCTGGTCGCCAACTCGATCTCGCTCGCGGTCGTGATACTCGTGGCCCTGCTCATGGGCTTCCGGTCGAGCGCAGAAGCGCCGGCGTGGCTCGCGGTCGCCGGCATCCTGCTCCTGTTCACCCTGGCGCTGACCTGGATCGCCGTCATCCCCGGCTTGTCCGCCAAGACCGTGGAGGGCGCGAGCGCGTTCTCCTACCCGCTCATCCTCCTGCCCTTCCTCAGCTCGGCGTTCGTGCCCACCGACACCATGCCCGGACCGGTGCGCGCCTTCGCCGAGCACCAGCCGGTGACCTCCATCGTCAACGCCATCCGCGCCCTGCTCAGCCAGCAACCGGTCGGCACCGACATCTGGATCGCCTTGGCCTGGTGCGTCGGCATCCTCGCCGTCGCCTACGCCTTCGCCATGAACACCTACCGCAGCAAGATCTCTTAG
- a CDS encoding VOC family protein, which translates to MLRLTDFIIDCPDTMKLAAFYSEVTGRPIKEGSDENWASITFGEIDLAFIRVDDYRAPRWPDSEHPKQFHLDFEVDDIEAEQRRVLDLGATLRQDFIGPDGYGWRVYTDPVGHPFCLCRNKGVIWTDQGLIWP; encoded by the coding sequence GTGCTGCGACTGACCGACTTCATCATCGACTGCCCGGACACGATGAAGCTGGCGGCCTTCTACTCCGAGGTGACGGGCCGCCCGATCAAGGAGGGCAGTGATGAGAACTGGGCCAGCATCACATTCGGCGAGATCGATCTGGCCTTCATCCGGGTGGACGACTACCGCGCTCCGCGGTGGCCCGACAGCGAGCACCCCAAGCAGTTCCACCTCGACTTCGAGGTGGACGACATCGAGGCCGAGCAGCGCCGTGTCCTCGACCTCGGCGCGACGCTGCGGCAGGACTTCATCGGCCCCGACGGTTACGGCTGGCGGGTCTACACCGACCCGGTCGGTCACCCCTTCTGCCTGTGCCGCAACAAGGGTGTCATCTGGACCGACCAGGGGCTGATCTGGCCCTAG
- a CDS encoding MFS transporter: MAWLRAFWSGLPIEGRWLLAVVAVQTFGRGLTLPFTVIYLSEVRGFGLGLVGALMSLVAIAGFVVTAPTGWLVDRYGARSVLLGGQGAMVIGSVTLAYATTPWTAASALILIGLNFGAALPAFTTLIASIVDGDARQRFFGIHFALMNTGMGAGGVVGGLLVEVDAPATFTTVYLVDAAAALVAALVLLIPLRTVRGHAGGGTEPRPATVGYRAVLRRPAARRLAALTFTAVLVGYGQLQVGVPGYAREVTDVSTDAIGIAYAVNTTMIIVLQLPVLSRISGRRRTRMMIMMAGAWACAWLLLGVTGLGGDTVVATAGLLAFMAVFAFGETLLQPTVPAVVNALATDHLRGRYNAVNAAAFNGGAIAAPVVAGLLLGAHLTAVYIGLMIAGCLAVCVMALALERRIPAQANGVSGPNELAVSQPSEQGNG; the protein is encoded by the coding sequence GTGGCGTGGCTCCGCGCATTCTGGTCAGGGCTGCCGATCGAGGGACGGTGGCTGCTCGCGGTCGTCGCCGTGCAGACCTTCGGCCGCGGCCTCACGCTCCCCTTCACGGTCATCTACCTGAGTGAAGTCCGCGGGTTCGGCCTCGGCCTCGTCGGCGCGCTGATGTCACTCGTCGCGATCGCGGGGTTCGTCGTCACCGCCCCCACCGGCTGGCTGGTGGATCGGTACGGCGCGCGCAGCGTCCTGCTCGGCGGGCAGGGCGCGATGGTGATCGGCAGTGTGACGCTGGCCTACGCGACCACCCCCTGGACCGCGGCGTCCGCGCTCATCCTGATCGGTCTCAACTTCGGGGCCGCGCTTCCGGCCTTCACCACACTGATCGCCTCGATCGTCGACGGGGACGCCCGCCAGCGTTTCTTCGGCATCCACTTCGCCCTCATGAACACCGGCATGGGCGCGGGAGGAGTGGTGGGCGGATTGCTCGTCGAGGTGGACGCACCCGCCACCTTCACGACGGTCTACCTCGTCGATGCCGCGGCCGCCCTGGTGGCGGCGCTCGTGCTTCTGATACCGCTCCGGACGGTACGGGGGCACGCCGGCGGCGGCACGGAACCGCGCCCCGCCACCGTCGGGTACCGTGCCGTCCTCCGACGGCCGGCGGCGCGCCGGCTCGCCGCTCTCACCTTCACGGCCGTACTCGTCGGCTACGGCCAGTTACAGGTCGGCGTCCCGGGGTACGCGCGAGAGGTCACCGACGTCTCCACGGACGCCATCGGCATCGCCTACGCGGTCAACACCACGATGATCATCGTCTTGCAGCTCCCGGTGCTGTCGCGGATCAGCGGTCGTCGTCGCACGCGGATGATGATCATGATGGCGGGTGCGTGGGCCTGCGCGTGGCTGCTGCTCGGCGTCACGGGTCTCGGGGGCGACACCGTGGTCGCGACCGCCGGACTGCTGGCCTTCATGGCGGTCTTCGCCTTCGGCGAGACACTGCTCCAGCCGACGGTCCCGGCGGTCGTCAACGCCCTGGCGACCGACCACCTCCGCGGACGGTACAACGCGGTCAACGCGGCGGCGTTCAACGGCGGCGCGATCGCCGCACCGGTGGTCGCCGGCCTGCTCCTGGGCGCGCACCTGACCGCGGTGTACATCGGTCTGATGATCGCGGGATGCCTGGCGGTGTGCGTCATGGCGCTCGCCCTGGAACGGAGGATTCCCGCCCAGGCCAACGGGGTGTCCGGCCCGAACGAGCTCGCGGTCTCCCAGCCCTCGGAACAGGGAAACGGATAG
- a CDS encoding VOC family protein — MPVYDLDHIILGVRHLYESAERLRRETGLRSHEGGWLPVMPTAHRVIPLPGDVYIGIESVIDHYAELPPGVDAFRRWFEETTRQGDHWMTWNLRARSYADLEAVARRLGGEVIESPGARRPDGSATTTIMAPGDAALTWARGLPNWYYHEDMDQHPARRTPMTHERPVRGIAWLEIGGDPAEVEEHIGTETFAALPLRFVDKEAGLYGVGILTEDGEEIAIRAEPGAAGLAELAARLG; from the coding sequence GTGCCCGTATACGACCTCGACCACATCATCCTCGGCGTACGCCACCTCTACGAGAGCGCGGAGCGGCTGCGCCGCGAGACCGGGCTGCGGAGCCACGAAGGAGGCTGGCTGCCGGTCATGCCCACCGCTCATCGGGTCATACCGCTGCCGGGCGACGTCTACATCGGCATCGAATCGGTGATCGACCACTACGCCGAGCTGCCGCCGGGGGTCGACGCGTTCCGCAGATGGTTCGAGGAGACCACCCGGCAAGGCGACCACTGGATGACCTGGAATCTCCGGGCACGCAGCTACGCCGACCTCGAAGCCGTGGCGCGCCGCCTCGGCGGCGAGGTCATCGAGTCCCCCGGCGCGCGACGGCCCGACGGCTCGGCCACGACCACGATCATGGCGCCCGGCGATGCCGCGCTGACGTGGGCCCGCGGACTGCCGAACTGGTACTACCACGAGGACATGGATCAGCACCCTGCGCGCCGGACGCCGATGACGCACGAGCGTCCCGTGCGCGGGATCGCCTGGCTCGAGATCGGCGGCGACCCCGCCGAGGTCGAAGAGCACATCGGCACGGAGACCTTCGCAGCCCTGCCGCTGCGGTTCGTCGACAAGGAGGCGGGTCTGTACGGAGTCGGCATCCTCACCGAGGACGGAGAGGAGATCGCCATCCGCGCGGAGCCGGGAGCGGCCGGTCTCGCCGAACTCGCCGCCCGACTCGGCTGA